The sequence below is a genomic window from Hemitrygon akajei chromosome 2, sHemAka1.3, whole genome shotgun sequence.
AGCTCTGGTCTGGGACGGGTTGGTGATGAAATTACATGAAgcgtcccctctctccctccccctctgttagTCTTCTTTCTGTctttttctctccccctctctcccagcccttacccctctctcccctctcttccccttctcccatttttcattctttctcccccctcactctttctctctcattacctCTCCATTGTTTAACTCCCTCTTTTCTTCCTTCTGATTTCTCCCTTCAGTTTGTCAGCTTTGcttccttgttctacctcaggtCCCCTTTCCCTCCTTTAATTTTCTGTCTCATTTATTTCCCCAAGTTGTAAGTCTGTTTACCCCACATTTGCCCTCCCTCTCCTCATTCTTGATTTCCAATCCCCGTTCCATCTCCTCGTTTACTGAGGCCATGCAGCCCTGCAGACACACCTGGTGTTCACTTCCCAACCAGCCCATGGGCCCTCCTGTTCGCCGTCTCACTTTCACTTCAAGATGGTCTCGAGGTTTTAACTTTCTTTACTGCACCTGAATGATCTCCTGTAGAGTTCATTGTGGTAAagtactcaacctattcttgctTGGGAGAAGAGGTAGAAGGAAAGAAACAATCTTCAGTCATTAATGGAGGTGGGGAAGACAGAGCTTCCAGCGGTTGCCatgtggagtgggggaggggcagTTGGCTAGCTGCCAATCTTTGTTCTAGTTGCTGGGGATGGGGGTCAAGCCCGGATCTGGAGCCTGTGGTGCAGTGTTTCTGCCCACTGTGGTACTGAACCGTTAGTCTTTTTACAGAGGGGTGGGTTTGGATTTcagcctcccccctcccccctgaaTTTATCCAGATGATGTCCTGTGTCCGAATGCTGTGAATATCCCTTAGCTTCCATTTTTTTCCTCTGGGAGTTTGGAGAAAAACTTTTGCAGGCACTCTTGCCTTCGCAATAACAAGCCACACcccacttccagtgccaacgctctccctgtgactaacTCCAGGTTTTGGGATCTGCGCCTTGATGACCATAAGACTGATGTTACCGTTCGAAGAAAGAGAGTGGACCTCATTCCTCACCAAGGTCTCTTCCTCACCTGTTCTTTTCACCTTTCTGGCAAGATCGTTGCCAACTAGCCCTCACTGTACCCTGGCTCCTTTGAAACCTGTCTCATGGTGGAAGGTGGTGGGGATTTAAAAGATCTTGCTGCATGCCAAGGGCAGTGACAAGAGAAAAAATGAATATTTATTGATGGACTTCCTGATGTCGATCTGTGATcttctctttaagaagggaggggggcaaaagaaaggaaattacaggccagttggCCTAAACTGAGTGGTGAGGAAAGTGTTAGAGTCCATTACTAatgatgaggtttcggggtacttggagactaataataaaataagccaaagtcagcatggtttctgtgaaaggaaatcttgcctgacaaatcgtattagttcttcgaggaagtaacaagcagggtggacaaaggagaggcagtgaatatggtttacttggattttcagaaggccacacTTCTGATAAGGAGATatacttgaggctgcttaacaagataaaatcctttggcattacaggaaaggtactggcatgcATAGAGGAATGGCGGACAGGCAGgacacagtgagtgggaataaaaggggtctttgctggttggctgccagtggcttgtgatgttcctcaggggtcagtattgtatCCACCAACTGTCACACTGTTTGTCGATGACATGGATAATGGAAACAATggcttgtggcaaagtttgcggattatacagagataggtggagggataggtagtgctgatgAAGCAATGTGATTTCAGCaggtcttagacagattggaagaatgggcagaaagtggcagatggaatactacGTTTGGGAATGCATGACGATGCATTTTtctgaagcatagaaacatagaaagcataCAGCACTatgcagaccctttggcccacaatgctgtgctgaacatgtacttactttagaaaataCATTGGCTATTTTTCTAATCTGCATGTATCtatacaggagtctcttaaaagaccctatcaaatccgcctccatcacaggcactggcagcccattccatgcactcaccactccctgcgtaagaaaaaaatagatagatagatagatagatagatactttattcatccccatggggaaattcaaccttttttccaatgtcccatacacttgttgtagcaaaaactaattacatacaatacttaactcagtaagaatatgatatgcatctaaatcactaactcaaaaagcattaataatagctttaaaaaagttcttaagtcctggcagttgaattgtaaagcctaatggcattggggagtattgacctcttcatcctgtctgaggagcattgcatcaatagcaacctgtcgctgaaactgcttctctgtctctggatggtgctatgtagaggatgttcagggttttccataattgaccgtagcctactcagcgcccttcgctcagccaccgatgttaaactctccagtcctttgcccacgacagagcccgccttccttaccagcttattaagacgtgaggcgtccctcttcttaatgctgcctccccaacacgccaccacaaagaagagggcgctctccacaactgacctatagaacatcttcagcatctcactgcagacattgaatgacgccaaccttctaaggaagtacagtcgactctgtgccttcctgcacaaggcatctgtgttggcagtccagtctagcttctcgtctaactgtactcccagatacttgtaggtcttaacctgctccacacattctccattaatgatcactggctccatatgaggcctagatctcctaaagtccaccaccatctccttggtcttggtgatattgagacgcaggtagtttgagttgcaccatatcacaaagtcctgtatcagtttcctatactcctcctcctgtccattcctgacccctgatatctcctctgtacctacttccaagcacctcacgtgttagccatttcagccctggtaaaagcctctgaccatcaatgcctctcatcatcttatacacctctatcaggacacctctaatcctccgttgctccaaggcaTATTCCAGGAtacaggagtacgtgctgagggctGAACCGAAGGTGGTGCAGCAAAGCCTCAATTTGTGAAGGACAACGTTGTCGGGTTCTTCTGCTGGGGGGTGGGAGTGTGATGTTGGGTGGGGATGGAAGCCCCTAAATTCTTGTTGTATGTAATACAAAACCGCAGTAACAGCAGTTCTAGAACAGAATGGGAAGCAGTGACCATGAATGTAAAGCATGGAAAGGCATGGATGGTTTGCCCTTGTAAATAGTTTTATTACCAATAAATTTTCTTTGTTAATTAAAAAAACATGCGGGTGTCTGTGCCAACTACAACTAACCCCACCCCTTGTGCATGGAGCCACTGCTGTGGAAGCCCCCTGATGATCAATGTGGGACTGGGTGGCAAGTGGGGAGGCTCTCTGGAGCTGAAGGGGTTCACAGGACAGCCGATTTCCACTTGTAGGCACGGACTCGAACAGACTGGACCTTCTGTTGCAGCAGGACTGTACATGGCTGAAGGCAGGAAGCTTCACATGAAGAGTAATAAAATCGGGACTTCAACGAAACTGGATCAGGACTTCCACGCTCAGATGTTTAAAGTTCAATCCTATGCTTTTTCTGGCAGCTTCATCTCCGTCTTCACCACCAGCTTCTGTCTCCACGCacacaatattctctccacacACCCAGTTTCATGGCGTTAATTTATTTAATGGTTGCTATAAGTTTACACTGAACCACAGTTTTACACTCGAGTCTGACTCTTCTTAACTGTTGagtaaaaaataacaaataaccGGAGGGACTTCGTGAGTCAAGCAGGTTCGTTGGAGCGAAATTGACAGCTGTCATTTCGGGTCGAGATCCATCACCTGAACAGTTGACTACCTGTCACGCTTTTCAGGAATTTTCCCTTTCAGTCTTGTCTTACacttctctccggcttcatttaTGTTCCGACCTGTTTAATGTGTTTCTGATCAATGTGCAAATGGCCATGATTACTTTAAATACTGGCAGTAACATGACGTTCATTCCCGGTGGCTGCAGTCCATCATTTTGCTCCATATTGCCATTTCCAAGGcagagctatatgatggacagctgatgttcagcacttgtggaatatatacaaggtcaactgGCTTTGTAATCAGACTCACCAGACACCAGAGGCAAGGAAGACTCTGACACTGGTTGAGCTTTGTGGGCCCACGtcaaaggtgttttttttttctcacagtgtggactgttacgtaccccgtaactgggtgtcagaccagcaaaggTAGAAGTATCCGttagagtctggtggtactatattcaaaagtgtttattactaaaataagcaaaacaataccaataatgcaaatatacatataacacaagttagcaataataaacaagctctatcgatgtctaggggtaaatgaattgtcatagaaaagtataaagttcagttcatgcgtgctgaggtatGTATAGTTGTTGTATGGTAACCgttggagagagcgagagagcaaacgagatgtaacagctgcagcaggcagaGCTTTCTGTGGCTTTTTGATTCCGTTGCACCATTGTGGTCGTTCggctatgacccctccgtccttcagctagaccgttcttctgtggtggacttgtcactctggcatgagtggacacacacacaagtccccaccttCCTGCCGTTACACtgagagctttactgaccgatctcctggttcggtctctgaagcccccaccttccttgtGGGTTCACAACCCTCAGTCAGGGTCCACTGGTgggtctgaagggtgtctctccagacctgtctttttatccctactaacggggtctcagctatcaatcaattctgaatgactgtgtccgtcaaatcaggccactcctgcagtttcctgaggaatgttaacgagcaaagtaatgTCCTTGTAATGAAAGTTAAATAATCCAAGAAGAGTCACAATAAATCAAccgtctctctctcttatctgtagcaaatgttcgtGCCTGTgtttcgtctctctctctcatgagcagcatagcaacagtaatattTCATGGTTCtcgggggggatggttaactctgcaccccattgtccatcaggtctgttcatcactcagaACAGGACAAAGGGAAgaccggtgtgtttaacccttgcctggttTGATAGCTGTACCACGTGAAAACGGCATCCTCTTCTGAGTGGTCACAATTGGTGACTTTAATAAGTTTGGGAAGCAGGAGGACGACGTGGAAGATTCGACAGCATTGGCACTGGGAAGAcaaaacatctctctctctcttcaaacTACTCAATTCGAATTTCAGAACTGAACTGACTGCATACCTATCCCATCGTAAGACTGCATCATTTCACTACCTAAGCCGGAAGACATTTGGGGGAACTTTATTTATTCgcttatatatgcatatactctgctaatctgtttaccttatcttgttttatattactttatcacgtagttactaataaaatagtgtttatgatggaagactcagactccaggtgtgtccatttctgctggtcctatttaacccgttacggggtatgtaacagccTCTAGTCGTGGTACTACAGGGGCTCAGCAGCTTCCCGAAGGTGAAAGGATCCTGAATCAGGAAATAtctggagttaacatggctttgaaaggacaggtcgagagtttAACCGAGGAGGtgatttgtcccatctgcctggatttcttcaccgaacCTGTAAtgctggagtgtggacacaacttctgtcgcccCTGTGTCACACAGTGTTGGGGAAGGCAGCGGAAAAACGCCTGCCcagaatgtagagaggagtttgctgacccCATCATCAAGCTCAATCGGGCTTTGGCAAATCTGTCTGAGAAAGCTCGGaaactaaacctgaatccgaaggAGAAGGAAAGTAAATGTTACtgtgaggaacatgaggaagagctgaagctgttttgtgagacggacaagacactgatctgcctGATCTGTGCGACTGCACGGGAACACAAGTCTCACAACTTCATGCCGGTTAAAGAAGCCActgaaatctacaaggtaaaattaACCTGATTAAGACTGTCTGTTTCTGTTGTACCATGTTTTTGTCTAATCCATTCACTCTTTAATTGCAAGGTTCGGGTTAAATCTTCAATGGACTCTCTTGCAAAAACCAAAGCAGAGTTTGAGAAAATGGAACAGCAACAGAAGGAGAAGATttctggagttcgggtgaggctttgTGAGCAGAATTTCTAATATTGTTGTGTGGGTTTGATCATTTTAGTGTATAATAGCAGTGTAtggcagctccagtgacctgggttagATCCTGACCTCTGATGCTGTCTCCGTGGTGTTTGCACATTCCCCCGTGACCATGGTAGTTTCAGTGACAGCCTAAGGACATGTGAGCTGAATGTTTTATCGTTTTCTGTAATTAGTTCTGTTGACTACTTCAGAGATGAACATCAACGTCGTTCTAACGGCTGCTGACAAAATTTTGAAATGTATTTCTTCTGAATTACTCTCATTGCCAAATGAAGCCTGCAAATTGcctttaagcaatgtactttGAGCTGACATAATAAATTAGCgatttcacaatcttctgaaggactctGTGGACTTCACTCTCAAACTTACAGCTTCAGCATGTTTAAGTGGACGAAGTTCATCGCCATGCccagaagagagggaggaggggagcactCAAAGCCAAGCTGAAACACAGAGGAATGGATCTTCCTGTTAGCAAACATACAGATGCTGGTGAATAAGATTGAGGACCTAAAGGCAAATTGTTGCAacggagggaaatgaggaattgctgtgttccgtgtttcacagagacatggaTTAGTCCAGAGATGCTGGATATGTCGATGAGACCTGAAGGCTTCTCAATTTACCAGATAGTCTGGTCTGCTGACCAAAGCAAAAGTGAGATATCTCTGTTTCATGATAAACATTTTGTGGAGGCCAACGCAGTGGTCTAGTTTTCCTGACATATTTGTGATGAACTTCAGTCAAGCTTGCCTGAAGAAAACTCTGCCTAATTATCACCTACAGCCccagcggtcccaacactcttGACCACTCTTACACTACGATTATGAAAGCTatgcctagatcacatttctggaaatctgatcacttaatTGCCCTCCACTTACCTGCATCCAAGCAGCGGCTAAAGAGCAAgactccagagataaggacaacacgGAGCTGGTCGTGAGAGGCTGAGGAGTGGCTACGAGATTGCATTCAGTCAGTAGACTGGGCTGATCTGAATGAATACTCCATGGCTATCACGGACTTTATGAAAACAAATGTAGATGAGCTGTCCCCATAAAATCATTCAGGATTTTCTGTATCCAGAATTCCTGGATGACCCAGGTCAGTGACATTAAGTACAAGAGGTCTATGTACAATCACCAAAGTTGATGTTCTCAGCTTAAATGCTATaatctcctacaaagtgaaaccaagagaCATAGTTGACAACAAAGCTTCATTCGCAGATGAGCCGAATGCTTTTTATAGTCATGTTGACCATCAAAATATGTAGGCATCTTCATGAACTCCCGTAGCCCCCACGGAACCTGTAATTTCAGTCACTGAGGCCGACATGActgcatccttcaggagggtgattCCAATAAAACATCTGGCGCagaccatgtacctgtccaagtacgaAAGAGCTGTGCcaatggctggagtgttcactggaAATCCTATCCTCTCAGTTTGGTAATCTGAtgtacccacttgcttcaagcatGCTGGACCAGTACTTAAGAAGAACACGGAACCTGCTTCAGTAATTATTGTTCAGTACCACTTACATCTACTGATATGATAttctttgagagattggtgatgaaataCATCAACTCTTGCCTGATAAGCAAcatgtttttttcttcaatttgcctactgtcacaacaagtCAACtgcagatgtcatttcattggctcttcactcaaatcTGGAATATATGGACAATAAAAATTCATacagatgctcttcattgactacaattcagcattcaacactatcgcCCCCACAACACTAATCAATAGGTTTCAGGTCCacagcctcaatacctccttgtgcaactcgATCCTTAAGTttcagactccagtcagttccaACTGGCAAAAACGTCACAAAACTTTccttcagcacaggagcaccacaaagTTCTGTGCTTAGAGCCCTTGCTCTACTCACATGATACATATAATTGTGAGGCAAAGCACAACTCTAATGCCCTAGGCAAGTTTGCCGATAacgccactgtcattggccaaatcaaggaTGGTAACGACTGAAGATATAGGAGGGAGGTTAAAAATGTGGCTGAgtgatgtcataacaacaacttttcactcaatgtcaggaagGCTAAGGAGAAGATTATTGAAttcagcaggaggaaaccagaggtccatgagccagtacgcATCAGCATATCAGAGGAGGAGAGCGTCAGTGGCAGTAAATTTTTAGGTGTTATTATTCCAGAGGATCTGTCCTTGGTCTAGCCAAAGGAGTCACAGCAGCATCTTGAtttcctttgaagtttgcaaagattcggcaggACAACTAGAATAGAGACACTTTTCTGTACATGTGTGGTGGAGATTATATTGGCAGTTATataaataccaatgcccttgtacagaAGCTTTACAACAAAGTAGTGGATTCAGAACAGTGtgtcacgggtaaagtcctctccaccactgagcataccTACTTGGAGCATTGATACAGGATCTTCAgaacccacactaccaggttcagaaaccaCTATTACCCtgatccatcaggctcttgaaccagaggggataacttcactgaactttaCTCaaaccatcactgaactattcccactgaactagactcactttcaaatctcatgttctctattattacatatttattattgttgttaatttattattatgtttttctctttcctttttatttgcactgtttgttgctTTTTTGCTCATTGgtgttgtccatcctgttgggtgcagtcttccgTTGATCAAATGGTAtatcttgtatttattgtgattacctgaaagaaaaggaatctcagggtatgAATGtggtcatatatgtactttgataataaatttactttgaactttgaaattaagaTGGGGTATGTGAATCAGGTTGGATTTAGTTGGGATGTGAGGGAGAGCAGGATTCAGGAAAACATGAGGACATGGgattgatgggattgctctgagaaCCAAaatagatttgatgggctgaacagACACCTTCCATGTCAGAAGGAAATACAACAAAGCAATATAGTAAATTAGTCTTCATCTTTCATtggacaggaacagtcacacattCTTCAGTCCCACGTCACATCGCAGTTTGTTGAACTGCACCAGATTCTCACCGAGAAAGAGCAGCGTATACTCagagatctcagggaagaagagaagaggattttAAAtctaatggagaaaaatcttcgagaGATTCAAAAAAATTTAAATTCTACTCAGAAGGAGATCTCAAGGTTACAGGAACAGATCGATCAAAAAGagagtgtgatatttctcaaggtgagagattatatttcaattcttttttttaaaagtggaCAAAATTGGGATCAATGTTTGAAGTAACTGTAACATTTACAAAAGGTTCTAAACTGACTTCAGATAGGCATATGTTTCAGAGTTCAGGACTGTTATGTCCCCAAAATGGACTTCCGCAATATCCTATACATCACAGGACTGTCTGCAAACTTCTTCTAAATGAGTTACTCTGAACGTAACACTGAACTGGTGATTGTTTCCTGAATTCCTATGTCAAATATCCATAAAATGCACATTAGCATCTAGTTCCAGTCACACTATGAGGGTGTCTGGTGCCGTGGGTGTGAAGATCTCTCTGTCAACATATGAAAGCAAAGCATGAATTCCAGAATGTGACCCACAGATCAGATTTGTCATTTGCTTTCCATTAGATTAGAGACTTAAGGGAAATTTACCCTATTGCCTTTTGTTTTCAGGTATGGGATTACAGGGGATTATATCCCGTTCTCTATCATAGGCAGACCATTCGGAACATCTGTTCCTATTAATTTGCATATTGCACAATCTTTCTCCCTCCTGCTCTCAActaccagcaacagtgccccaaACTCCACGGTCCCTCATGTGTTTGTCTAGCTTCATCATTACATCCAATCTCTACTGGTCCAATTTAACCATTCATGTGGCAGTTAGTTCTACATTCTCTTCACCAGGTTTCTTGTGGGATTTAGTAATGCCCAGCTAATTGTTTACCTTTTACTTTTGGACTCCACACAACAGAAATATTTTCTCCACTCCCATCCCATAAATTCCATTCGGATTCTTATATTCCTCCATCTGATCCTCTCAGACATAGTATCCACATAAAAACTACACAAACTGTCCAGTCTTTTCAGTACGTTCCATCCTCTCAGTTATGGCACGAACATTCCTTGTCATTTACCCATGGTTCTGTATTGTTCATGAATGTGTGTGACTATaagagtgggaattttcaactcCTTGTCCAAGTGCATTCAGATTggcattttatttatttcaggaggaagcttcTTGGAAGAGGAGGTAGGACCTGGtcttttacatagaaacatagaaaacctacagcacaatacaggcccttcagtccacaaagttgtgccgaacatgttccctaccttagaaattactcggcttacctaaggccctccatttttctaagctccatgtacctatccaaaagtctcttaaaaggccctatcgcatcctcctctaccactgttgccgtcagcctattccacgcactcaccactctctgactaaaaaacttACACCTGGCATTTCCTcgatacctactccccagcaccttaaacctgtgacctcctgtggcaaccatttcagccctgggaaaaaacctctgactatccacacaatcaatcaaTCTCataatcctgtacacctctatcaggtcacctctcatcctctgttgctccaaggagaaaaggctgagttcactcaacctatcctcataaggtaccctgcccaatccagacaacacccttataaatctcctgtgcaccctttctatggcttccacatccttcctgtagtgaggtgaccagaactaagcataATACCCCAAGtgagatctgaccagggtcctatatagctgcaacattacctctcggtccttaaacacaatcccacgattgatgaaggccaatgcactgtatgccttcttaaccacagagtcaacctgcacagcagctttcagtgtcttctggactcggaccccaagatccctctgatcatccacactgccaagagtcttaccattaatactacattctgccatcatatttgacctaccaaaatgaaccacttcacacttatctgggttgaactccatctgccacttctcagtctggttttgcatcctatcaatgtcctgctgtaacctatgacagccctccacactatccacaacaaccccaacctttgtgccatcagcaaacttcctaatccctccctccacttcctcatccaggtcatttataaaaatcacgaagaatatggatcccagaacagatccctgaggcactccactggtgaccgatctcCACTGAGAATGTGACCAGTCTacac
It includes:
- the LOC140737892 gene encoding zinc-binding protein A33-like: MALKGQVESLTEEVICPICLDFFTEPVMLECGHNFCRPCVTQCWGRQRKNACPECREEFADPIIKLNRALANLSEKARKLNLNPKEKESKCYCEEHEEELKLFCETDKTLICLICATAREHKSHNFMPVKEATEIYKVRVKSSMDSLAKTKAEFEKMEQQQKEKISGVREQSHILQSHVTSQFVELHQILTEKEQRILRDLREEEKRILNLMEKNLREIQKNLNSTQKEISRLQEQIDQKESVIFLKEEASWKRRISDDEQTLSVTDGLLPVEKFDPIYLLHTVLREILDTINRDSVTLDVETANSWLEVSEDRKSVRRTETWMNLPDTEKRFTYWACVLGSEGFTSGRHYWEVAVAGNRYWSLGVAAESVDRKGDIGLSPETGFWIITRHDDEIYVPNSPESRLLDDPIPGRVGVYLNYKSGTVSFYNAETKSHLHTFTGNKFTEKLYPFVATGYRNQWLSICSGSALCL